One Dermacentor andersoni chromosome 6, qqDerAnde1_hic_scaffold, whole genome shotgun sequence genomic window carries:
- the LOC126521957 gene encoding uncharacterized protein isoform X1 has translation MNVYVLLNLAIVFLTTFVENALATTCTREVFDITQYFTCPGPVDRPTERYCCGTKKFRYCCDLNNYSDAIYKHGYKNKDRNKLFNGVHSPKRIISKSVGAIIGVIIVIIIAVVVVVIVSCFCCSCCLLARRRQQRGRVLVGGGQTGGTAATAAQPMVPPTMTPYPQQPYPQQPYPQQPPAGYPVQPAPMVPAMPAPGFGYYASPYGNPPPYTDNVMPVQQPAPMQQPPFNPSYPAK, from the exons ATGAATGTCTACGTTCTTCTGAACCTAGCCATTGTGTTCTTGACAACATTCGTCGAGAACG CTCTTGCCACAACGTGCACCAGAGAAGTTTTTGACATAACCCAGTACTTCACTTGCCCGGGACCTGTGGACAGACCAACAGAGCGATATTGCTGTGGCACCAAGAAGTTCCGATACTGCTGTGATCTAAACAACTACTCAGATGCCAT TTACAAGCACGGCTACAAAAACAAAGACCGAAACAAGTTATTTAACGGTGTTCATTCCCCCAAACGGATTATCAG CAAGTCTGTGGGAGCAATCATCGGTGTGATCATAGTGATCATCATAGCCGTAGTGGTGGTTGTCATTGTTTCCTGCTTCTGCTGTAGCTGCTGTCTCCTGGCCAGGCGGAGACAGCAGAGGGGCCGAGTCCTTG TAGGAGGTGGCCAGACGGGAGgtacagcagccacagcagcacaGCCCATGGTGCCTCCTACGATGACCCCGTACCCTCAGCAGCCGTACCCTCAACAGCCATATCCTCAGCAGCCGCCAGCCGGCTACCCAGTGCAGCCGGCACCGATGGTACCTGCCATGCCTGCTCCCGGGTTTGGCTACTACGCGTCGCCATATGGAAATCCGCCTCCATACACGGACAATGTGATGCCCGTGCAGCAGCCAGCGCCGATGCAGCAACCTCCGTTCAACCCTAGCTACCCGGCAAAGTGA
- the LOC126521957 gene encoding uncharacterized protein isoform X2 produces the protein MNVYVLLNLAIVFLTTFVENALATTCTREVFDITQYFTCPGPVDRPTERYCCGTKKFRYCCDLNNYSDAIYKHGYKNKDRNKLFNGVHSPKRIISKSVGAIIGVIIVIIIAVVVVVIVSCFCCSCCLLARRRQQRGRVLGGGQTGGTAATAAQPMVPPTMTPYPQQPYPQQPYPQQPPAGYPVQPAPMVPAMPAPGFGYYASPYGNPPPYTDNVMPVQQPAPMQQPPFNPSYPAK, from the exons ATGAATGTCTACGTTCTTCTGAACCTAGCCATTGTGTTCTTGACAACATTCGTCGAGAACG CTCTTGCCACAACGTGCACCAGAGAAGTTTTTGACATAACCCAGTACTTCACTTGCCCGGGACCTGTGGACAGACCAACAGAGCGATATTGCTGTGGCACCAAGAAGTTCCGATACTGCTGTGATCTAAACAACTACTCAGATGCCAT TTACAAGCACGGCTACAAAAACAAAGACCGAAACAAGTTATTTAACGGTGTTCATTCCCCCAAACGGATTATCAG CAAGTCTGTGGGAGCAATCATCGGTGTGATCATAGTGATCATCATAGCCGTAGTGGTGGTTGTCATTGTTTCCTGCTTCTGCTGTAGCTGCTGTCTCCTGGCCAGGCGGAGACAGCAGAGGGGCCGAGTCCTTG GAGGTGGCCAGACGGGAGgtacagcagccacagcagcacaGCCCATGGTGCCTCCTACGATGACCCCGTACCCTCAGCAGCCGTACCCTCAACAGCCATATCCTCAGCAGCCGCCAGCCGGCTACCCAGTGCAGCCGGCACCGATGGTACCTGCCATGCCTGCTCCCGGGTTTGGCTACTACGCGTCGCCATATGGAAATCCGCCTCCATACACGGACAATGTGATGCCCGTGCAGCAGCCAGCGCCGATGCAGCAACCTCCGTTCAACCCTAGCTACCCGGCAAAGTGA
- the LOC126521957 gene encoding uncharacterized protein isoform X3, translating into MNVYVLLNLAIVFLTTFVENALATTCTREVFDITQYFTCPGPVDRPTERYCCGTKKFRYCCDLNNYSDAIKSVGAIIGVIIVIIIAVVVVVIVSCFCCSCCLLARRRQQRGRVLVGGGQTGGTAATAAQPMVPPTMTPYPQQPYPQQPYPQQPPAGYPVQPAPMVPAMPAPGFGYYASPYGNPPPYTDNVMPVQQPAPMQQPPFNPSYPAK; encoded by the exons ATGAATGTCTACGTTCTTCTGAACCTAGCCATTGTGTTCTTGACAACATTCGTCGAGAACG CTCTTGCCACAACGTGCACCAGAGAAGTTTTTGACATAACCCAGTACTTCACTTGCCCGGGACCTGTGGACAGACCAACAGAGCGATATTGCTGTGGCACCAAGAAGTTCCGATACTGCTGTGATCTAAACAACTACTCAGATGCCAT CAAGTCTGTGGGAGCAATCATCGGTGTGATCATAGTGATCATCATAGCCGTAGTGGTGGTTGTCATTGTTTCCTGCTTCTGCTGTAGCTGCTGTCTCCTGGCCAGGCGGAGACAGCAGAGGGGCCGAGTCCTTG TAGGAGGTGGCCAGACGGGAGgtacagcagccacagcagcacaGCCCATGGTGCCTCCTACGATGACCCCGTACCCTCAGCAGCCGTACCCTCAACAGCCATATCCTCAGCAGCCGCCAGCCGGCTACCCAGTGCAGCCGGCACCGATGGTACCTGCCATGCCTGCTCCCGGGTTTGGCTACTACGCGTCGCCATATGGAAATCCGCCTCCATACACGGACAATGTGATGCCCGTGCAGCAGCCAGCGCCGATGCAGCAACCTCCGTTCAACCCTAGCTACCCGGCAAAGTGA
- the LOC126521959 gene encoding uncharacterized protein, with the protein MALRLVLTGLTLALVVRADFHEDHFRLGDAGSLRPAAPYDADRQRALLEGPFHRAPVQQLSLASPTNGSGAAFDVGKAPAQQNPAAVPNAPAAAGVPAANGSAVAGAASAHKSFFERSPVNPVFGLEQQPDSDEASKQLLEQDIGKLQRRKFRMRRHKGFKAGARKVRKLVEEEMGPAGVAQEAYAQQRPDQAASASRLEALAGLKVEYARAYIAAEEPEADSGPMELLCTVGYKDYASITWTVNGRPLENFIDRSTLSTVKNDVPVKVSKITITQLERLPSDNGKFVFECTALVDAQVTKATIALGSIIEDTCTSNAQCEPRGASCSEGRCLCKPSQPVSLKSKHLTCRAAAGLGWPCDYSEQCIFAQPNAVCTDRLVCDCALGFVRSLDGKTCDKLHATAGNLIGQPCKANSECHAAGAACLKDVCACANNSVERGGMCLPEEHLKMQAGAQGPNFLAADDGIKTVHNDTRITVAAAMFNEAGDKKESTLAPALGAPVRSSAGGLASPAILAAALSLAALLVRRR; encoded by the coding sequence ATGGCCCTGCGCCTAGTGCTGACTGGCCTGACCCTGGCCCTGGTGGTTCGGGCCGACTTTCACGAGGACCACTTTCGGCTCGGGGACGCCGGCAGCCTACGGCCCGCGGCCCCTTACGATGCGGACCGTCAGAGGGCCCTGCTCGAGGGCCCGTTCCACCGGGCGcccgtgcagcagctaagcctcGCCAGTCCTACCAACGGATCCGGAGCCGCGTTCGATGTTGGCAAGGCCCCCGCCCAGCAGAACCCTGCCGCAGTACCCAACGCCCCGGCGGCCGCGGGAGTTCCCGCCGCGAACGGCTCCGCTGTTGCGGGTGCGGCTTCGGCTCACAAGTCTTTTTTTGAACGCAGCCCCGTGAACCCGGTCTTTGGCCTGGAGCAGCAACCCGACTCGGACGAGGCTTCGAAGCAGCTGCTGGAGCAGGACATTGGCAAGCTGCAGCGCCGTAAGTTCCGCATGCGCCGCCACAAGGGATTCAAGGCCGGAGCACGTAAGGTCCGCAAACTTGTAGAGGAAGAGATGGGCCCCGCCGGAGTGGCACAGGAGGCTTACGCCCAGCAGAGGCCCGATCAGGCTGCTTCCGCGAGCAGGCTCGAAGCCCTGGCTGGTCTTAAGGTCGAGTACGCGCGGGCTTACATCGCGGCCGAGGAGCCCGAGGCCGACTCTGGTCCCATGGAGCTGCTCTGCACGGTCGGCTACAAGGACTACGCCAGCATCACCTGGACCGTCAACGGCCGTCCCCTGGAGAACTTCATCGACCGCTCCACCCTAAGCACCGTGAAGAACGACGTTCCCGTTAAGGTCTCCAAGATCACCATCACCCAGCTGGAGAGGCTTCCCTCGGACAACGGCAAGTTCGTCTTTGAATGCACGGCTCTAGTCGACGCGCAGGTCACCAAGGCCACCATTGCACTGGGTTCCATCATCGAGGACACCTGCACGAGCAACGCCCAGTGCGAGCCTCGCGGGGCCTCGTGCAGCGAGGGCCGCTGCCTCTGCAAGCCTTCCCAGCCCGTGAGCCTCAAGTCGAAGCATCTGACCTGCCGCGCCGCCGCTGGCCTCGGCTGGCCCTGCGACTACTCCGAGCAGTGCATCTTCGCCCAGCCGAACGCCGTCTGCACGGACCGTCTGGTCTGCGACTGCGCCCTCGGGTTTGTCCGGTCCCTGGACGGCAAGACCTGCGACAAACTGCATGCCACCGCCGGAAACCTGATCGGACAGCCCTGCAAGGCCAACAGCGAATGCCACGCTGCCGGGGCCGCTTGCCTCAAGGATGTCTGCGCGTGCGCCAACAACAGCGTCGAGCGCGGCGGCATGTGCCTGCCGGAGGAGCACCTCAAGATGCAGGCCGGAGCCCAGGGACCCAACTTCCTCGCCGCGGACGACGGCATCAAGACAGTCCACAACGACACCCGCATCACTGTGGCCGCGGCCATGTTCAACGAGGCCGGGGACAAGAAAGAATCCACTCTGGCACCCGCGCTGGGCGCACCGGTCCGAAGCTCGGCGGGAGGCCTTGCCTCGCCCGCTATCCTTGCCGCGGCTCTCTCCCTGGCCGCTCTCCTCGTCCGCCGCCGATGA
- the LOC126521960 gene encoding uncharacterized protein, with protein MWPVLRIAAYSNVLLLRMSAAAEMPALEEVLPKGESQLGRWCRTDSNCLAENSGCLAEICACKVGFVLYEDRCIPEPRNRGFSKVYLMSIGCLLSILIFSMSLCFLYWKRKLDDRRNLEMEDNGSVAGIAPPLWSDECSSDKPPSYEVAVSRSCFRFKLEAPTPSSWHALPSSDDQARHYA; from the exons ATGTGGCCAGTCTTGCGGATCGCCGCGTATTCGAATGTGCTACTCCTGAGGATGTCTGCGGCCGCCGAGATGCCGGCGCTGGAAGAGGTCCTCCCGAAAG GTGAATCTCAACTCGGTCGCTGGTGTCGTACAGACTCCAACTGCTTGGCGGAGAACTCGGGCTGTCTGGCCGAGATATGCGCCTGCAAGGTCGGTTTTGTTCTCTACGAGGACCGATGCattccag AACCTCGCAACAGGGGCTTCTCCAAGGTGTACCTCATGAGCATCGGCTGCCTGCTGTCCATACTCATCTTCTCCATGTCTCTGTGCTTCCTCTACTGGAAAcg GAAGCTCGACGATCGGCGAAACCTAGAGATGGAGGACAACGGCTCGGTGGCAGGCATCGCGCCTCCTCTGTGGTCGGACGAGTGCTCGAGCGACAAGCCGCCCTCCTACGAAGTCGCCGTCAGTAGATCGTGCTTCCGCTTCAAGCTCGAAGCGCCGACACCCAGTTCGTGGCACGCGCTGCCCTCGTCTGACGACCAGGCACGTCATTACGCATAG